A DNA window from Daucus carota subsp. sativus chromosome 3, DH1 v3.0, whole genome shotgun sequence contains the following coding sequences:
- the LOC108214844 gene encoding aspartyl protease family protein 1, whose translation MDFSVKNELLIVMIGVVLMWKSVGAFGTFGYDIHHRYSDSVRGILDFDGLPEKGSYGYYAAMAHRDSVARRRHLADADAASLLSFADGNETYRLSSLGFLHYANVSIGTPSVWFLVALDTGSDLFWLPCDCVSCVRDLKTSSGRQIQFNIYSPNISSTSTSVLCDNDLCQLKSRCSAASNTCPYRVRYLSSNTSSTGFLVGDVLHLNTDNNQQKAIEANIKFGCGTTQTGSFLDGAAPNGLFGLGMEKVSVPSILASEGLAADSFSMCFGPDGAGRIKFGDKGSSDQSETPFNIDQLNPTYNISITHISVEEKVTDVNLAAIFDSGTSFTYLTDPAYTIISENFNSIAQEKRVSPNSDLPFEYCYVLSPNQDSFRVANVNLTTKGGEQIFVNDPVVYISTQEGALVYCLGLVKSEDIDIIGQNFMTGYNFVFDREKKVLGWKASDCYDGNTSASLPINPSKGAPPPGKTTPATNPPASVEPEAKSGNRTGSPNASPIQPQPTLPFNHSARSSSLGHTLLIVFCSLIAHCLTILFF comes from the exons ATGGATTTTTCAGTTAAAAACGAGTTGCTGATTGTTATGATTGGTGTAGTATTGATGTGGAAAAGTGTGGGAGCTTTTGGGACATTTGGGTATGATATTCATCATAGATACTCTGATTCTGTGAGAgggattcttgattttgatggCTTGCCGGAGAAGGGTAGTTATGGTTATTATGCCGCCATGGCTCACCGTGATTCCGTGGCTCGCCGGAGACACTTGGCGGATGCTGATGCTGCATCTTTGCTTAGCTTTGCTGATGGGAATGAGACTTATCGTTTGAGTTCTCTCGGATT CTTGCATTATGCAAATGTCTCCATAGGTACACCAAGTGTATGGTTTTTGGTGGCACTTGACACTGGAAGTGACCTGTTCTGGTTACCCTGTGATTGTGTTAGCTGTGTTCGTGATTTGAAGACTAGTTCCGGACGA CAAATCCAGTTCAATATCTACAGCCCTAATATATCCTCAACTAGCACATCAGTTCTTTGTGACAATGACCTTTGTCAACTAAAGAGCAGATGCTCTGCTGCAAGTAATACTTGTCCGTACCGAGTTCGATACCTTTCGAGCAATACATCATCTACCGGATTCTTGGTGGGAGATGTTTTGCACTTAAATACAGACAATAATCAACAGAAAGCTATTGAGGCAAATATTAAATTCGG CTGTGGGACGACTCAAACTGGTTCATTTTTGGATGGTGCGGCTCCCAATGGTCTATTTGGACTCGGTATGGAGAAGGTATCGGTTCCTAGCATTTTAGCTAGTGAAGGGCTTGCTGCAGATTCTTTCTCCATGTGTTTTGGACCAGATGGAGCTGGAAGAATCAAATTTGGTGATAAAGGCAGCTCGGATCAGTCAGAAACACCATTTAATATTGACCAATTAAA TCCCACTTATAATATCAGCATCACACATATAAGTGTGGAGGAAAAGGTTACAGATGTTAATCTTGCTGCAATTTTTGATTCCGGTACCTCGTTTACATACTTGACCGACCCAGCATACACAATAATATCTGAGAAT TTTAATTCCATTGCCCAAGAGAAACGGGTATCGCCTAATTCCGATCTTCCTTTTGAATATTGCTATGTATTAAG TCCAAACCAAGATAGCTTCAGGGTTGCGAATGTGAATCTTACAACCAAAGGAGGCGAACAGATCTTTGTGAATGATCCAGTAGTGTATATTTCTACACAG GAAGGTGCACTTGTATATTGTTTAGGTCTTGTCAAGAGCGAGGATATAGACATCATTGGAC AAAATTTCATGACTGGGTACAATTTTGTATTTGATCGTGAAAAAAAGGTTTTGGGTTGGAAGGCATCCGATT GTTATGATGGCAATACCTCAGCTTCCCTTCCCATTAACCCCTCGAAAGGTGCACCTCCACCTGGGAAAACTACTCCCGCAACAAATCCTCCAGCCAGTGTAGAACCGGAAGCCAAGTCAGGCAACAGAACTGGTTCTCCCAACGCAAGCCCTATTCAACCCCAACCTACCCTTCCATTTAACCATTCTGCTCGCTCAAGTTCACTGGGGCACACACTTCTGATCGTTTTTTGTTCTTTGATTGCTCATTGTTTGACCATTCTGTTTTTCTAA
- the LOC108214845 gene encoding aquaporin PIP2-7, which yields MKNSSHGQSEPAPLMDMKEIGQWSFFRAIIAEFLATLLFLYVTIATVIGHKKQETSCDGVGLLGIAWAFGGMIFVLVYCTANISGGHINPAVTFGMLVARKVTLVRAVAYMIAQCLGAICGAGLVKAIMEHPYNMLGGGANSVAPGYSKGSALGAEIIGTFILVLTVFSATDEANTAEKPFISALLPLPIGFAVFMVHLATIPITGTSINPARSFGPAVIYNHHKVWSDHWIFWIGPFLGALAAALVHQFVFKKAHVPRSP from the exons ATGAAGAACAGTAGTCATGGGCAAAGCGAACCAGCGCCTCTGATGGACATGAAAGAGATCGGGCAATGGTCTTTTTTCCGAGCCATCATTGCGGAGTTTCTCGCCACCCTCTTGTTTCTTTATGTCACCATCGCCACTGTCATTGGCCACAAGAAGCAGGAAACATCTTGCGATGGCGTCGGACTCCTAGGCATTGCCTGGGCCTTTGGAGGCATGATCTTCGTCCTCGTCTACTGCACTGCCAATATTTCAG GGGGGCACATTAATCCCGCGGTGACATTTGGAATGCTGGTAGCTCGGAAAGTGACGCTAGTAAGGGCGGTGGCGTACATGATAGCGCAGTGCTTAGGAGCTATATGCGGCGCAGGGTTAGTCAAAGCAATCATGGAGCATCCATATAACATGCTAGGTGGTGGCGCCAACTCAGTTGCACCAGGTTACTCAAAGGGTTCTGCATTAGGTGCCGAGATCATCGGCACTTTCATCCTCGTCCTCACCGTCTTCTCTGCCACCGACGAAGCAAACACTGCAGAGAAGCCCTTTATATCT GCGTTGCTTCCTTTGCCTATAGGATTTGCAGTGTTTATGGTGCACTTGGCTACGATTCCGATCACCGGAACTAGCATTAATCCGGCCCGGAGTTTTGGACCTGCTGTTATCTACAATCATCACAAAGTCTGGAGTGATCAT TGGATATTCTGGATCGGCCCATTTCTGGGAGCTCTCGCTGCAGCGCTTGTCCACCAGTTCGTTTTCAAAAAAGCTCACGTTCCCAGGAGTCCCTGA
- the LOC108212303 gene encoding putative disease resistance RPP13-like protein 3 translates to MVDAAVSFAIEKLGEFVSQQVNIRIGVKDGIEWLKDELGYLLISVKAAEAHQDKDHIRLWTDSVKDVANQAVIILERFSSQQEAQAADEQGGVLDCMRRFICICEKEANLFDIGNDIESLKQKIIGIKSRRDEYHISDIIIATPEVQKRRRALLRAASFDHEKDVVGFGDDVRTLLAKLCNEDPSLGLISIHGMGGLGKSTLASKLYHSSELGHFKSRAWVCVSEDYDISHVLRKIIKCFGVEGTDLLNKMEEVELLGHLRKILLGGDHYLVVIDDIWDVEVWKKIKNAFPDKKNGSRVIITTRNKIVAEGVEDTCLVHELGFLSKDESWQLFCKRAKPPPNLEMLGKEMVDKCGGLPLAIVILSGLLLQKKTYKFWSDVKDQLWRKLKGESSEIQELLNLSYDDLSCHIRQCFLYLARYPEDHTIRVRKLKLLWIAEEFVEEQDGVDMEDVAEDYVNELINRNMIQIEVQTADGQVLSFKIHDLVRDLVIAMAREKKILGIFDSNKHHPNPIRSLQGQARHSIYNRIGEYFKLLGPNSDDNLNLRSLALTTHTAILKIEETKLMYTRFQYLKVLDLTSVDESEGMPDEIGDLVLLRFLGLMGTDYSRCLVIPPSIGKLKRLQTLHGSDSDETIYVFPKEICELKELRHMIFFQIEGNLNIGSDQTKLQTITRIIYKEWCQIETKNWTNLHTLIISEEESPDNGKEEYSLESIANLTSLRTLVLVLDGVISTMQPLSSCKHLNRVGLTCRMKDPAELSFLPDSVTDLTLVFTDYSKEEPMPILGSLSNLTSLCLIYCRAKIVFSADDFPCLQFLRIELSGDQSELQVDDRALPSLRAFTSNADREMIPQRLKSLPPVPDLEKYFWD, encoded by the coding sequence ATGGTTGATGCAGCTGTATCGTTTGCCATCGAAAAACTTGGTGAATTTGTTTCCCAACAAGTTAACATTAGGATTGGAGTGAAAGATGGTATAGAGTGGCTTAAAGATGAGTTAGGCTACCTGCTTATCTCTGTAAAAGCTGCTGAAGCACACCAAGATAAGGATCATATTCGTCTATGGACAGACAGCGTCAAAGATGTTGCTAATCAGGCGGTTATTATCCTCGAGAGGTTTAGCTCTCAACAAGAAGCACAAGCAGCAGATGAGCAAGGTGGTGTCCTGGACTGTATGCGGAGATTTATCTGCATCTGCGAGAAAGAAGCCAATCTTTTTGATATCGGTAATGATATCGAGTCCCTGAAGCAAAAAATCATTGGCATCAAGAGTAGGCGAGACGAATACCATATTAGTGACATCATCATAGCCACTCCGGAAGTGCAAAAGAGGAGGAGAGCATTGCTCAGAGCAGCTTCCTTTGACCACGAGAAGGATGTGGTTGGTTTTGGGGATGATGTTCGGACTTTGTTGGCTAAACTTTGTAATGAGGATCCCTCGCTTGGCTTAATTTCCATTCACGGAATGGGGGGGTTGGGCAAGTCTACTCTTGCTAGTAAGCTGTACCACTCCAGCGAATTAGGCCATTTTAAAAGTCGTGCTTGGGTTTGTGTCTCTGAGGATTATGACATCTCGCATGTTCTGAGGAAGATTATAAAGTGTTTTGGGGTAGAAGGAACAGATTTGTTGAACAAAATGGAAGAGGTAGAGCTGTTAGGGCACCTAAGAAAGATACTTCTTGGAGGTGATCACTATCTTGTGGTGATTGATGATATATGGGATGTAGAGGTCTGgaaaaagattaaaaatgcTTTTCCTGACAAGAAAAACGGAAGCAGGGTCATTATAACAACGCGGAATAAGATTGTTGCTGAGGGTGTAGAAGACACATGTCTCGTCCATGAACTAGGTTTTTTGAGCAAAGACGAGAGCTGGCAATTGTTCTGTAAGAGAGCAAAACCACCCCCCAACCTGGAGATGTTAGGTAAGGAGATGGTAGATAAATGTGGAGGTTTACCTCTTGCAATCGTTATCCTGAGTGGGCTATTATTGCAAAAAAAGACCTACAAATTTTGGTCTGATGTTAAGGACCAGCTTTGGAGAAAGTTGAAGGGTGAGTCTTCGGAGATTCAAGAACTACTAAATTTGAGTTATGATGACTTGTCTTGCCACATCAGACAATGTTTTCTATACCTTGCAAGGTACCCTGAAGATCATACTATCCGAGTTCGTAAGTTAAAGCTATTATGGATTGCAGAGGAATTTGTTGAGGAACAAGATGGAGTAGACATGGAGGATGTAGCtgaggattatgtgaatgagcTTATTAATCGCAATATGATTCAGATAGAAGTGCAGACTGCGGATGGACAAGTTTTATCTTTCAAGATCCATGATCTTGTACGTGATCTTGTTATAGCAATGGCCAGGGAGAAGAAGATACTGGGAATTTTTGACTCAAATAAACATCATCCAAATCCCATACGTTCGTTGCAAGGACAGGCACGCCACTCAATCTACAATAGAATTGGTGAGTACTTTAAATTACTTGGGCCTAATTCTgatgataatttaaatttgcgCTCATTAGCATTAACTACTCATACTGCTATCCTCAAAATAGAGGAAACAAAGTTGATGTACACGAGATTCCAATATCTCAAAGTGCTAGACTTGACGAGTGTAGATGAATCAGAGGGGATGCCAGATGAAATAGGAGATTTAGTTCTCCTAAGGTTCTTGGGCTTAATGGGTACTGATTATAGTCGATGTTTAGTGATCCCTCCAAGTATAGGCAAATTGAAAAGGTTACAAACCTTGCATGGTTCAGACTCTGACGAAACTATATATGTATTTCCTAAGGAGATATGTGAGCTTAAGGAATTAAGACATATGATCTTTTTTCAAATTGAAGGGAATTTGAATATTGGCAGCGACCAGACAAAGCTCCAAACTATAACTAGGATAATCTATAAGGAATGGTGCCAGATTGAAACCAAGAATTGGACCAATCTCCATACACTTATAATTTCAGAAGAAGAAAGTCCTGATAATGGTAAAGAAGAATATAGTTTGGAGTCTATAGCAAATTTGACAAGTCTCAGAACATTAGTCCTCGTACTGGATGGTGTTATTTCAACAATGCAACCACTTTCGTCTTGCAAACATCTCAACAGGGTGGGGTTGACGTGTCGGATGAAAGATCCAGCAGAACTAAGTTTTCTGCCGGATTCAGTCACTGATTTAACACTAGTATTTACTGATTATTCCAAAGAAGAGCCGATGCCCATCCTGGGGAGTTTGTCCAATCTTACATCCCTTTGTTTAATTTACTGTCGAGCCAAAATTGTTTTCAGTGCAGATGATTTTCCATGTCTCCAATTCTTACGCATAGAACTCTCTGGTGACCAGTCTGAACTTCAAGTTGATGACAGAGCCCTGCCTTCCTTAAGAGCTTTTACATCGAATGCTGACAGGGAGATGATTCCGCAACGATTAAAGTCTCTTCCTCCTGTGCctgatttggaaaaatatttttgggattgA
- the LOC108210537 gene encoding aquaporin PIP2-7 has protein sequence MSTPNRDYVEPAPVAAFEMGELLTWSFYRAVIAEFVATLLFLYIIIAIIIGHKKQDEPCDGVGLLGISWGVGGMIFVLVYCTAGISGGHINPAVTFGLFLARKVTLVRALGYMVAQCLGAICGVGLAKAFMKHDYNRNGGGTNSIADGYSKGTALGAEIIGTFVLVYTVFSATDPKRNARDSHIPVLAPLPIGFAVFLVHLATIPITGTGINPARSFGAAVIYGHDKIWDDQWIFWVGPFVGALAAAVYHEFVLRAGALKALGSFRSNRNS, from the exons ATGTCAACTCCGAATAGGGACTATGTGGAACCAGCTCCAGTGGCTGCGTTTGAGATGGGAGAGCTGCTGACATGGTCCTTTTACAGAGCAGTGATCGCGGAGTTTGTAGCCACCCTTCTGTTTCTTTACATAATCATTGCCATTATTATTGGCCACAAGAAGCAGGACGAACCGTGTGATGGTGTTGGCCTTCTTGGTATTTCTTGGGGTGTCGGTGGCATGATCTTCGTCCTGGTTTACTGCACTGCAGGCATATCTG GGGGTCATATTAATCCGGCAGTGACTTTTGGGCTATTCTTGGCAAGGAAGGTAACGCTGGTCCGAGCTCTGGGCTACATGGTGGCACAGTGTTTGGGAGCCATATGTGGAGTGGGGTTAGCTAAGGCGTTCATGAAGCATGATTATAATAGGAACGGAGGTGGAACCAACTCTATTGCGGATGGCTACTCCAAAGGCACGGCCCTGGGGGCTGAAATTATAGGCACTTTTGTTCTTGTATATACCGTCTTCTCGGCTACTGACCCCAAAAGAAATGCACGAGATTCTCACATTCCT GTTCTGGCTCCATTGCCCATAGGATTTGCTGTGTTTCTGGTGCACTTGGCCACCATTCCAATAACTGGGACCGGTATCAATCCTGCTAGAAGTTTTGGAGCTGCTGTGATCTACGGCCACGATAAAATATGGGATGATCAG TGGATATTCTGGGTTGGACCATTTGTGGGAGCGCTGGCAGCTGCTGTTTATCACGAATTCGTATTGAGAGCTGGAGCGCTCAAGGCACTTGGATCATTTCGTAGCAATCGCAACTCCTAA